TCTAAAACCTCTACTTAAATAAAATGTCATGGTGAGCATGTCGAACCATGGCATACCATATTGGCGCCACCCTTCGACAGGCTCAGGGCGGCAATTAAGTTTGCCTATGCCACGCTCTTTCCTGATTTGAGATCATCATAAATCGCGTCCGGGGCCAAATCGGCGCCGTTGGGCCAGCAGATAACCCCAAACTCATCAATAGCCGCTTTGGCAAAATATTGCGGGTCTTTGAGCGGCTCAAAGACAGGGCCAAAAAGATCGTTATCCAAAGAGATCACACCTTTAACGCCATCTTCAAACTCCACATACAAGCGGTATCCGCTTAACACCGACACCTTAATAA
This genomic window from Nitrospinota bacterium contains:
- a CDS encoding DUF2442 domain-containing protein codes for the protein MYRVIKVSVLSGYRLYVEFEDGVKGVISLDNDLFGPVFEPLKDPQYFAKAAIDEFGVICWPNGADLAPDAIYDDLKSGKSVA